In one Lolium rigidum isolate FL_2022 chromosome 3, APGP_CSIRO_Lrig_0.1, whole genome shotgun sequence genomic region, the following are encoded:
- the LOC124703254 gene encoding WEB family protein At5g55860: protein MGTKSPSADPEKTEIGEIDTRAPFESVKAAVSLFGEVRFSSDKSATRKAQAPQAERVLAKETELHLAQKELDKYKEQLSNAETTRAQALSELERAKKTVEDLTNKLDAVNKSKELNIKATEDANIRTKELEGGSSGEAVGKDGPLKQELDNAREQYTVALADLDAAKQELRKLRKDFETSLDAKLFAAQQEAESMQSSEANKEKASQLRTEIAQVQESLMHAKAATEQAREEEAHVLAEKDVARKTCKEALEESRRKLSALRNGFDPVACKSLQEKLDETYSEIASLQKQIEDARARDLEAVSAVSTELDDAKETLQKVAQEETSLSSLVESLRLELQAVKEEHNQLKHKDAEIESIVGDLHVKLQKCKSDLETAVATEADATLASDDLMLALEQLSSESKNALQEAEVMQTRAAELRDEAEAARSALVEAEQKLQSSLKEAEVAKAAESKALDQIRQLTDRATAARASISEPGANITISKEEFESLSRKVEQSEKLAEMKVAAAMAQVEAVRASENEAIKKLEAARKEMEDMELATEEALKKAETAEAANKAVESELKRWREKEEQNKNAEAYMPPVGATSLADAPSNSVHRASAPRANEKSNGHQKNSKALLKKSFMLPSISGMFHHKKKNNADGSSPS, encoded by the exons ATGGGGACAAAATCACCTTCCGCTGATCCGGAAAAGACGGAGATTGGAGAAATTGACACGAGGGCTCCATTCGAATCCGTTAAAGCTGCAGTAAGCTTGTTTGGCGAGGTCCGCTTTTCATCTGACAAATCTGCAACCAGAAAGGCACAGGCTCCTCAAGCAGAG AGGGTGTTGGCAAAGGAGACAGAGCTGCACTTAGCCCAGAAAGAACTGGATAAATACAAGGAACAGCTGAGTAACGCTGAGACTACCAGAGCTCAAGCCCTCTCTGAACTGGAGAGAGCTAAAAAAACCGTTGAGGATCTAACAAATAAGCTTGATGCAGTTAACAAGTCAAAAGAACTGAATATTAAAGCAACAGAAGATGCAAATATCCGAACAAAGGAGCTTGAAGGTGGAAGCTCTGGTGAAGCAGTTGGAAAGGATGGTCCTTTGAAACAAGAGCTAGACAATGCGAGGGAACAGTATACTGTTGCTCTGGCAGATCTTGATGCAGCAAAGCAAGAGCTTAGAAAACTGAGAAAGGATTTTGAAACCTCGCTGGATGCCAAGTTATTTGCTGCTCAGCAGGAAGCAGAGTCCATGCAGTCTTCTGAAGCAAACAAGGAAAAGGCATCGCAGCTCCGTACTGAGATTGCACAAGTTCAGGAGTCACTTATGCATGCTAAGGCAGCCACGGAGCAAGCACGTGAAGAGGAGGCACACGTTCTTGCTGAGAAGGATGTTGCCAGGAAAACCTGTAAAGAAGCTCTGGAAGAAAGTCGGAGGAAATTGTCAGCTTTGAGAAATGGTTTTGATCCTGTAGCTTGCAAGAGCCTCCAAGAGAAACTAGATGAGACTTATTCTGAGATTGCATCTTTGCAGAAGCAGATTGAAGATGCCAGAGCTCGGGATTTGGAGGCCGTTTCTGCTGTCAGCACAGAGCTGGATGATGCTAAAGAAACGTTGCAGAAAGTTGCACAAGAGGAAACTTCTCTTAGCAGTTTGGTTGAATCTCTGAGGCTGGAGTTACAGGCTGTAAAGGAGGAACACAATCAGCTGAAACATAAAGATGCAGAAATTGAATCTATTGTGGGAGACCTACATGTTAAGCTCCAGAAGTGTAAATCTGATCTTGAGACAGCGGTTGCCACAGAAGCGGATGCAACATTAGCTTCGGATGACCTGATGTTGGCCCTAGAGCAGTTGTCTTCCGAGTCAAAAAATGCTCTTCAGGAAGCTGAGGTGATGCAGACACGCGCAGCTGAGTTAAGAGATGAAGCTGAAGCAGCACGCAGTGCATTAGTGGAAGCCGAGCAGAAGTTACAGTCCTCCTTGAAGGAAGCAGAAGTAGCAAAAGCGGCTGAATCAAAGGCTCTTGATCAGATCAGGCAACTAACGGACAGGGCAACTGCTGCACGTGCTTCAATTTCAGAACCAGGTGCAAATATCACCATCTCGAAGGAGGAGTTTGAATCTTTAAGCCGAAAGGTGGAACAGTCGGAGAAGCTGGCCGAGATGAAGGTTGCTGCTGCTATGGCCCAGGTGGAAGCTGTTAGAGCAAGCGAGAATGAGGCAATCAAGAAACTGGAAGCTGCTCGGAAGGAGATGGAAGACATGGAACTGGCGACAGAGGAGGCGCTAAAGAAGGCAGAGACGGCGGAAGCAGCAAACAAGGCGGTGGAAAGTGAGCTCAAGAGGTGGCgagagaaggaagaacaaaacaaAAACGCCGAGGCCTACATGCCTCCGGTGGGAGCCACATCGCTAGCAGATGCTCCGTCTAACTCTGTGCACAGGGCTTCCGCCCCAAGAGCCAACGAAAAGAGCAATGGGCATCAGAAGAACAGCAAAGCTCTGTTGAAGAAGAGCTTCATGCTGCCTAGCATCTCAGGAATGTTCCATCATAAGAAGAAGAACAATGCTGATGGCAGTTCACCCTCATAA